A window of Variovorax paradoxus genomic DNA:
CCGCGCAGGCGCGCCAGGAAACCGTATCTTCCGACACGCTCGAGATGACCTCGCGCATGATCGAGAAGAAGCTCAAGGACTTCGGCGTCGAGGTGCGCGTGGTGCTCGCTTCGCCGGGCCCTGTCATCACGCGCTATGAAATCGAGCCCGCCACCGGCGTCAAGGGCTCGCAGATCGTCAACCTTGCCAAGGACCTCGCGCGTTCGCTCTCGCTGGTGTCGATCCGCGTGGTCGAGACCATCCCGGGCAAGAACTACATGGCGCTCGAGTTGCCGAACGCCAAGCGCCAGTCGATCAAGCTCAGCGAAATCCTGGGCTCGCAGATCTACAACGAAGGCAAGTCGATGCTCACCATGGGCCTCGGCAAGGACATCATCGGCAACCCCGTGGTGGCCGACCTCGCGAAGATGCCGCACGTGCTGGTGGCCGGTACCACCGGCTCGGGCAAGTCGGTGGGTATCAACGCGATGATCCTTTCGCTGCTCTACAAGGCCGAGGCGCGCGACGTTCGCCTGCTCATGATCGACCCGAAGATGCTCGAAATGTCGGTCTACGAAGGCATCCCGCACCTGCTGGCGCCCGTGGTCACCGACATGCGCCAGGCGGCTCACGGCCTGAACTGGTGCGTGGCCGAGATGGAGCGCCGCTACAAGCTCATGAGCAAGCTCGGCGTGCGCAACCTGGCGGGCTACAACACCAAGATCGACGAAGCCAAGGCGCGCGAGGAGTTCATCTACAACCCCTTCAGCCTCACGCCGGACGATCCGGAACCGCTCAAGCGCGAACCGCACATCGTCGTGGTGATCGACGAGCTGGCCGACCTGATGATGGTGGTCGGCAAGAAGATCGAAGAGCTGATCGCCCGCCTCGCGCAGAAGGCGCGGGCCGCCGGCATTCACCTGATCCTGGCCACGCAGCGCCCCAGCGTCGACGTGATCACCGGCCTCATCAAGGCCAACATCCCGACCCGCATCGCGTTCCAGGTGTCGAGCAAGATCGACAGCCGCACCATCCTCGACCAGATGGGCGCCGAAGCGCTGCTCGGCATGGGCGACATGCTCTACATGCCCAGCGGCACCGGCCTGCCTGTGCGCGTGCACGGCGCCTTCGTGAGCGACGAGGAGGTGCATCGCGTGGTGGCCTACCTCAAGAGCCAGGGCGAGCCCGACTACATCGAGGGCGTGCTCGAAGGCGGCACGGTCGATGGCGATGGTGACGGCGACATGCTGGGTGGCGGCGGCGATGCCGAAAAAGACCCGATGTACGACCAGGCCGTCGAGGTCGTGCTCAAGAACCGCAAGGCCAGCATCTCGCTGGTGCAGCGCCACCTGAAGATCGGCTACAACCGCGCCGCTCGCCTGGTCGAGGACATGGAAAAAGCCGGCCTCGTCAGCGCCATGAGCGGCAGCGGCCAGCGCGAAATTCTGGTGCCGGCGCGCGCGGCCGAATAATTCGCGGGGCTGGACCGGTATTTCTGGTTACGGGTTGAAAGGAAATTTGCAAAAAGCCATTCGGCATTGCAAATCTTCATCAAGACCTACACCTGTCGCAATTGGCGGCAGGTAGGGTCTGAACCCGGTGTCACGGCCCCGTGCCACAGCCTTACAGCTATTGCGAGGAATTCAAATTGAAATTGCGTCATTGGCTATTGATTGGCCTCGTGTGTTCCGCCAACGCCTGGGCGGGCGGCCTCGAAAGCCTCGAAACCTTCGTGAAGACGGTCAAGTCCGGCCGCGCCGATTTCACCCAGACCGTGACCGCGCCGTCGCGCGAAGGCCAGCCGGGCCGCACCAAGACATCGACCGGCACCTTCGAGTTTCAGCGTCCGGGCAAATTCAAGTTCGACTACCAGAAGCCCTTTGCGCAGAGCATCGTGGCCGACGGCAGGACGCTCTGGCTCTACGACGCCGACCTGAACCAGGTCACGCAGCGCGCGCAGGCACAGGCGCTGGGCTCCACGCCCGCCGCGCTGATTGCCGCCGCGCCCGACCTGAAGGCGCTACAGGCCGACTTCACGCTCGAGGCTTCGCCCGACCGCGACGGCCTGCAATGGGTCAAGGCGACGCCGAAGAACAAGGACGGCCAGCTGCAGAGCGTGCAGGTGGGCTTCCAGGGCGACGCGCTCGCGGCGCTCGAAATCCTCGACAGCTTCGGCCAGCGTTCGGTGCTCAAGTTCAGCAAGGTCGAAGTGAACCCTTCGCTGCCGGCCAGCGTGTTCGACTTCAAGGCGCCCGCCGGCGCCGACGTCGTCAAGCAATAAGCCGCCAAGCGTAGAACCGGTTTGGCCACCAGCGCGCATCAACCTCTTGCCGAGCGCCTGCGTCCGCGCACGCTCGGCGAAGTGATCGGCCAGCAGCACCTGCTGGGGCCGGGCATGTCGCTGCGCATCGCGTTCGAATCGGGCCAGCCGCATTCGTGCATCCTCTGGGGCCCGCCCGGCACCGGCAAGACCACCATCGCGCGGCTCATGGCCGACGCCTTCGACGCGCAGTTCCTGAGCATCAGCGCGGTGCTCGGAGGCGTGAAGGACATCCGCGAAGCCGTGGACCTTGCCACCGCCGCGCGCGACGGGCTCACGCAGCAGCGCACCATCGTCTTCGTCGACGAAGTGCACCGCTTCAACAAGAGCCAGCAGGACGCCTTCCTGCCGCATGTGGAGTCGGGGCTCTTCACCTTCATCGGCGCGACCACCGAGAACCCGTCGTTCGAGGTCAACTCCGCGTTGCTCTCGCGTGCCGCCGTGTACGTGCTGCAGTCGCTCAACGAAGACGACCTCAAGCAGATCGTGACGCGCGCGCAGGACATCCAGGCCGTGCCCGCCATCGACACCGCGGCGGTCGACCGCCTCGTGGCGTATGCCGACGGCGACGCACGCCGTCTGCTCAACACGCTCGAGACGCTCGCTGTCGCGGCGCGCGCCGAGAAGCTCTCGAACATCTCCGACGAATGGCTGCTGCGTGTGCTCGGCGAGCGCATGCGGCGCTACGACAAGGGCGGCGAGCAGTTCTACGACACCATCAGCGCGCTGCATAAATCGGTGCGCGGCAGCGACCCCGACGCCGCGCTCTATTGGTTCGTGCGCATGCTCGACGGCGGCGCCGATCCGCGCTACATGGCGCGACGACTCGTACGCATGGCGAGCGAAGACATCGGCCTGGCCGACCCGCGCGCGTTGCGCCTTGCACTCGACGCGGCCGAGGTCTACGAACGGCTGGGTACCCCGGAAGGCGAACTGGCGCTGGCCGAGTGCGTGGTCTACCTTGCCATCGCGCCCAAGTCGAACGCCGTCTACAAGGCCTACAACGCGGTGCGCGCCCTCGTGAAGAAGGACAGCACGCGCCCGGTGCCCATGCACCTGCGCAATGCACCCACCAAGCTCATGAAAGAGCTCGACTACGGTAAGGGTTACCGCTATGCGCACGACGAGGAGGGCGGTTTCGCCGCCGGCGAGCGCTACCTTCCCGACGGCCTGGAAGGCCAGGTTTTCTATGAGCCCGTCGACCGCGGGCTCGAAATCCGCATCGGCGAAAAGCTTCGCGAACTGCGCCGCCTGAACGCTGAAGGCAACGACTGATACGGTCTTGCAACATGCGCGCAAGCCGTGCATGACCCCACGCACATACAGCATGAGGTGAGCGGGTAAACCCCGGTCAACACGCACCAAATCAGCGCTGGTGCGTGACTACAATCCCGCCCACAAATCCGCCGGCGACACATGTTGGCTGGTTTTTTGCTTATCAAGCTGGGGGCGCCAAACCGGTGCCCCAGTGGGTGAATGGCACCCCGCAACGGTGCAACACATAGGGAACGAGATATGGACATTTTGCTGCAGCAGATCATCAACGGTCTGGTTCTCGGCAGCATGTATGCCTTGATAGCCTTGGGCTACACCATGGTGTACGGCATCATCAATCTGATCAACTTTGCGCACGGAGAAGTATTGATGGTGGGGGCTCTGACGAGCTGGACCATCATCGGGCTCATGAAGGACGGCATGCCCAACACACCGGGCTGGTTGATCCTCCTCATTGCCCTGGTCATTGCCTGCATCGTCGCGGCAACCCTCAATTTCGTGATCGAGAAAGTGGCTTACCGGCCGCTGCGCAACAGCCCCAAGCTCGCGCCGCTGATCACCGCCATCGGCATGTCGATCCTGCTGCAGACGCTGGCGATGATCATCTGGAAGCCGACCAACAAGGCCTATCCCAACCTGCTGCCCACCGACCCCATCCACGTGGCCGGCGCGGTGATCTCTCCCACCCAGGTCATGATCCTCAGCGTCACGGCGTTCTCGCTCGTGGTGCTCATGTGGCTGGTCAACTACACCAAGCTCGGCCGCGCGATGCGCGCCACCGCGGAGAACCCGCGCGTTGCCGCCCTCATGGGCATTCGCCCCGACATGGTCATCTCGGCCACCTTCATCATCGGTGCCGTGCTCGCGGCCATCGCCGGCGTGATGTACGCATCGAACTACGGCATCGCGCAACACGCGATGGGCTTCCTGCCCGGCCTGAAGGCCTTCACCGCCGCGGTGTTCGGCGGCATCGGCAACCTCGCGGGCGCGGTGGTCGGGGGCATCCTGCTGGGGCTCATCGAAGCCATCGGCTCGGGCTACATCGGCACCATCACGGGTGGCGTGCTGGGCAGCAACTACAGCGACATCTTCGCGTTCATCGTGCTGATCGTCATGCTCACCCTGCGTCCGTCCGGCCTGCTCGGCGAACGCGTGGCGGACCGTGCCTAAGGAGCGAGACATGAAGAACAGCAAGAACCTCGCGCTCTACATCGTCGGCGCCATCGCCGTGCTCGCACTGCCCCTGCTGCTGCAGATGCAAGGCAACGCCTGGGTGCGCATCGCCGACATCGCACTGCTCTACGTGCTGCTGGCACTGGGCCTGAA
This region includes:
- a CDS encoding DNA translocase FtsK; translated protein: MTYSLNTLQSSSAADGQPVRTRAMRFAHEITLIAGFAALLFWLLAMLSFTLSDAAWSTSGTGGEIKNWGGRVGAWLADGSYFVAGYSVWWCLAAGLRAWLSSLASWLRGGEPASTAEQQPPRGRFNRSRLAFWLGLVLLLCASAMLEWSRLYRLEGHLPGGAGGGAIGALVGPSSVRWLGFTGSALVAIAGGVIGSALVFRFSWSLIAERIGARAYSLFESRREKREMAADIAMGKQAARERAEADEPAFTRGGEASGRGGEPSMSSAPSAFEDDDEIRIEPRAKRRPPSPPVQIEPAMTEVPKSDRVVKERQKPLFKELPDSKLPQVDLLDAAQARQETVSSDTLEMTSRMIEKKLKDFGVEVRVVLASPGPVITRYEIEPATGVKGSQIVNLAKDLARSLSLVSIRVVETIPGKNYMALELPNAKRQSIKLSEILGSQIYNEGKSMLTMGLGKDIIGNPVVADLAKMPHVLVAGTTGSGKSVGINAMILSLLYKAEARDVRLLMIDPKMLEMSVYEGIPHLLAPVVTDMRQAAHGLNWCVAEMERRYKLMSKLGVRNLAGYNTKIDEAKAREEFIYNPFSLTPDDPEPLKREPHIVVVIDELADLMMVVGKKIEELIARLAQKARAAGIHLILATQRPSVDVITGLIKANIPTRIAFQVSSKIDSRTILDQMGAEALLGMGDMLYMPSGTGLPVRVHGAFVSDEEVHRVVAYLKSQGEPDYIEGVLEGGTVDGDGDGDMLGGGGDAEKDPMYDQAVEVVLKNRKASISLVQRHLKIGYNRAARLVEDMEKAGLVSAMSGSGQREILVPARAAE
- the lolA gene encoding outer membrane lipoprotein chaperone LolA, which produces MKLRHWLLIGLVCSANAWAGGLESLETFVKTVKSGRADFTQTVTAPSREGQPGRTKTSTGTFEFQRPGKFKFDYQKPFAQSIVADGRTLWLYDADLNQVTQRAQAQALGSTPAALIAAAPDLKALQADFTLEASPDRDGLQWVKATPKNKDGQLQSVQVGFQGDALAALEILDSFGQRSVLKFSKVEVNPSLPASVFDFKAPAGADVVKQ
- a CDS encoding replication-associated recombination protein A; the protein is MATSAHQPLAERLRPRTLGEVIGQQHLLGPGMSLRIAFESGQPHSCILWGPPGTGKTTIARLMADAFDAQFLSISAVLGGVKDIREAVDLATAARDGLTQQRTIVFVDEVHRFNKSQQDAFLPHVESGLFTFIGATTENPSFEVNSALLSRAAVYVLQSLNEDDLKQIVTRAQDIQAVPAIDTAAVDRLVAYADGDARRLLNTLETLAVAARAEKLSNISDEWLLRVLGERMRRYDKGGEQFYDTISALHKSVRGSDPDAALYWFVRMLDGGADPRYMARRLVRMASEDIGLADPRALRLALDAAEVYERLGTPEGELALAECVVYLAIAPKSNAVYKAYNAVRALVKKDSTRPVPMHLRNAPTKLMKELDYGKGYRYAHDEEGGFAAGERYLPDGLEGQVFYEPVDRGLEIRIGEKLRELRRLNAEGND
- a CDS encoding branched-chain amino acid ABC transporter permease — translated: MDILLQQIINGLVLGSMYALIALGYTMVYGIINLINFAHGEVLMVGALTSWTIIGLMKDGMPNTPGWLILLIALVIACIVAATLNFVIEKVAYRPLRNSPKLAPLITAIGMSILLQTLAMIIWKPTNKAYPNLLPTDPIHVAGAVISPTQVMILSVTAFSLVVLMWLVNYTKLGRAMRATAENPRVAALMGIRPDMVISATFIIGAVLAAIAGVMYASNYGIAQHAMGFLPGLKAFTAAVFGGIGNLAGAVVGGILLGLIEAIGSGYIGTITGGVLGSNYSDIFAFIVLIVMLTLRPSGLLGERVADRA